In Kitasatospora sp. NBC_00240, the following are encoded in one genomic region:
- a CDS encoding SDR family NAD(P)-dependent oxidoreductase gives MNALDGKVIAVAGASGPAGQAVLRRLAAGGATVIGADIDPRRLETALDAVRTAVPGAKISGQVIDLLDPQEVHDWADHVEAEHGHVDGVFHLVGGWRGSKTFFETRIDDWDFLHDTVVRTLQHTSLAFQPALLRSESGRYAIVSASSAHKPTAGGAAYAAAKAASEAWTLAMADSFKKETTSGDGVPTAAAAILVIKALVSPEMRAEKPDAKFAGFTDTADLADTLAGLWDRPAAELNGQHLWLTAR, from the coding sequence ATGAACGCCCTCGATGGAAAGGTGATCGCCGTCGCCGGGGCCAGCGGCCCCGCCGGCCAGGCCGTGCTGCGCCGGCTCGCCGCCGGCGGCGCGACCGTGATCGGCGCCGACATCGACCCGCGGCGCCTCGAAACGGCGCTCGACGCCGTCCGTACCGCCGTACCCGGCGCGAAGATCAGCGGCCAGGTCATCGACCTGCTCGACCCGCAGGAGGTCCACGACTGGGCCGACCACGTGGAGGCCGAGCACGGCCACGTCGACGGCGTCTTCCACCTGGTCGGCGGCTGGCGCGGCAGCAAGACCTTCTTCGAGACCCGCATCGACGACTGGGACTTCCTGCACGACACCGTGGTGCGCACCCTCCAGCACACCTCGCTGGCGTTCCAGCCCGCGCTGCTGCGCAGCGAGTCCGGCCGCTACGCGATCGTCTCGGCCTCGTCGGCCCACAAGCCGACCGCGGGCGGCGCCGCCTACGCCGCCGCCAAGGCGGCGAGCGAGGCCTGGACCCTGGCGATGGCCGACTCCTTCAAGAAGGAGACGACCTCCGGGGACGGCGTGCCGACCGCGGCGGCTGCCATTCTGGTGATCAAGGCCCTGGTCTCGCCCGAGATGCGGGCCGAGAAGCCGGACGCCAAGTTCGCCGGCTTCACCGACACCGCCGACCTCGCCGACACCCTGGCGGGCCTCTGGGACCGCCCCGCAGCAGAACTGAACGGACAGCACCTGTGGCTGACAGCCCGATGA
- a CDS encoding DUF6421 family protein, which translates to MQNLSPRLAVAADAPEQTNAGHPAWLRLKDAVEALRPLQSKDGSIDLAAVQRHTVDPLLEVVLTAVEELAPLFPHDAAYLAAVGTDLRKWAETGYREPDFLDSLMAFQPAAQREDGLEHLVVFPMYTQNGNPDRNLEAVLLRVVWPDWLAELERTRFDNPMFVPITFTDFTAGYDTNSAVLFPETVAVRKAPERFTWGGIFCDREAARFRAVTERAVDLLGLDIPADAASLLQDQQRAQQTFVLWDLVHDRTHSHGDLPFDPFMIKQRSPFWMYGLEELRCDLTAFKEAVRLEAEGYAQGRDVQYAILFDRMFRFPVSGDRVRNYDGLGGQLLFAYLHKHDALRWRDNRLSIDWERVADVTNALCGEIETLYRDGIDRPKTAHWIAAYQLVSRYLTPHPASTWAKGPDALPLDITEGKALNKALCDAVLPDEFPLSMFFEALSKKLSGVIAATTGITGAGIQGAAA; encoded by the coding sequence ATGCAGAATCTTTCGCCGAGGCTCGCTGTGGCGGCCGATGCTCCCGAGCAGACCAACGCCGGCCACCCGGCCTGGCTGAGACTGAAGGACGCCGTCGAGGCGCTGCGCCCCCTGCAGTCCAAGGACGGCTCGATCGACCTGGCCGCCGTCCAGCGGCACACGGTCGACCCGCTGCTCGAGGTCGTGCTGACCGCCGTCGAGGAGCTCGCCCCGCTCTTCCCGCACGACGCCGCGTACCTCGCCGCCGTCGGCACGGACCTGCGCAAGTGGGCGGAGACCGGCTACCGCGAGCCCGACTTCCTCGACTCCCTGATGGCCTTCCAGCCCGCCGCGCAGCGCGAGGACGGCCTGGAGCACCTGGTGGTCTTCCCGATGTACACCCAGAACGGCAACCCGGACCGCAACCTGGAAGCCGTCCTGCTGCGCGTCGTGTGGCCCGACTGGCTCGCCGAGCTGGAGCGCACCCGCTTCGACAACCCGATGTTCGTACCGATCACCTTCACCGACTTCACGGCCGGGTACGACACCAACTCCGCCGTCCTCTTCCCCGAGACCGTGGCCGTCCGCAAGGCGCCGGAACGTTTCACCTGGGGCGGCATCTTCTGCGACCGCGAGGCGGCCCGCTTCCGCGCCGTCACCGAGCGCGCCGTCGACCTGCTCGGCCTGGACATCCCCGCCGACGCGGCGAGCCTGCTGCAGGACCAGCAGCGCGCCCAGCAGACCTTCGTCCTGTGGGACCTCGTCCACGACCGCACCCACAGCCACGGCGACCTGCCGTTCGACCCCTTCATGATCAAGCAGCGCAGCCCGTTCTGGATGTACGGGCTGGAGGAGCTCCGCTGCGACCTGACCGCCTTCAAGGAGGCCGTCCGGCTGGAGGCCGAGGGCTACGCCCAGGGCCGTGACGTCCAGTACGCGATCCTCTTCGACCGGATGTTCCGCTTCCCCGTCAGCGGTGACCGGGTGCGCAACTACGACGGCCTCGGCGGCCAGCTGCTCTTCGCCTACCTGCACAAGCACGACGCGCTGCGCTGGCGCGACAACCGCCTCAGCATCGACTGGGAGCGCGTCGCCGACGTCACCAACGCCCTCTGCGGCGAGATCGAGACCCTCTACCGCGACGGCATCGACCGCCCCAAGACCGCCCACTGGATCGCCGCGTACCAGCTGGTCTCCCGCTACCTCACCCCGCACCCCGCCTCCACCTGGGCGAAGGGCCCCGACGCGCTGCCGCTCGACATCACCGAGGGCAAGGCGCTCAACAAGGCCCTGTGCGACGCCGTACTGCCCGACGAGTTCCCGCTGAGCATGTTCTTCGAGGCCCTCTCCAAGAAGCTCAGCGGCGTCATCGCCGCCACCACCGGCATCACCGGCGCCGGCATCCAGGGAGCCGCCGCATGA